Proteins encoded together in one Juglans regia cultivar Chandler chromosome 9, Walnut 2.0, whole genome shotgun sequence window:
- the LOC108992877 gene encoding VQ motif-containing protein 4-like, which yields MENTSELQERENPSSINSPTSNVINGVSSSNSNGLQNPTPPLTPKAIPRSDSNPYPTTFIQADTSTFKQVVQMLTGSPETAKPSSKPNQDPSQAPSKNHSIPPIRTAQKKQQGFKLYERRNNLKNSLMINTLMPNFSHNPGFSPRKPEILSPSLLDFPSLALSPVTPLNGEDPFDKSSSPSLGSSSEEEKAIAEKKFYLHPSPMTTPRDSEPQLLPLFPVSSPRVSGSSS from the coding sequence ATGGAAAACACCTCAGAACTCCAAGAAAGAGAGAACCCATCTTCCATAAACTCCCCAACCAGCAATGTCATCAACGGTGTgagcagcagcaacagcaatGGCCTCCAAAATCCCACCCCACCTCTTACACCAAAAGCCATCCCTAGATCTGACTCCAACCCCTACCCGACAACTTTTATCCAAGCAGACACCTCCACCTTCAAACAAGTAGTCCAGATGCTCACTGGCTCACCGGAGACAGCCAAACCGTCGTCAAAGCCGAACCAAGATCCCTCACAAGCCCCATCCAAGAACCATAGCATACCTCCCATCAGGACTGCACAAAAGAAGCAACAAGGGTTCAAGCTCTACGAGAGGAGGAACAACCTGAAGAACAGCCTCATGATCAACACTTTGATGCCTAACTTTTCTCACAATCCCGGATTCTCGCCGCGCAAGCCGGAGATCCTCTCGCCAAGCCTGCTTGACTTTCCTTCACTTGCTCTTAGCCCTGTTACCCCATTGAATGGGGAAGACCCGTTTGATAAATCCTCCTCGCCTTCGCTGGGGAGCTCGTCAGAGGAGGAGAAGGCCATCGCAGAGAAAAAGTTTTACTTGCATCCATCGCCGATGACGACGCCGAGAGACTCCGAGCCACAGCTTTTGCCTTTGTTTCCAGTGAGCTCGCCAAGAGTTTCAGGGTCTTCTTCCTGA
- the LOC108992851 gene encoding probable bifunctional methylthioribulose-1-phosphate dehydratase/enolase-phosphatase E1 isoform X1 — MATVPAVALSGVKLGMPSQAYLEGKAVKDTRVLISDLCRQFYNLGWVSGTGGSITIKVHDDSIPKPHQLIVMSPSGVQKERMVPEDMYVLSPDGSILSQPSPKPYPHKPPKCSDCGPLFLKTYEMRNAGAVIHSHGVESCLVTMLHPLSKEFRITHMEMIKGIKGHGYYDELVVPIIENTAYEFELTESLAKAIEAYPKTTAVLVRNHGIYIWGDSWINAKTQAECYHYLFDAAIKLRQLGLDWSTPNHGPIWNVKGVLGSGASANMSVKAGVSADHGIVPLRRCIVLDIEGTTTPISFVSEVLFPYARDNVGKHLSATYETAETQDDINLLRSQVQEDLDQGIVGAVPIPSDGAGKEEVIAALVANVEAMIKADRKITALKQLQGHIWRTGFETNELEAVVFEDVPEALEKWHALGIKVYIYSSGSRLAQRLIFGNTSYGDLRKYLSGFFDTTVGNKREIRSYVEISESVGVDKPSEVLFVTDVYQEAEAAKAAGLEVIVSIRPGNGPLPENHGFKTVKSFSEI, encoded by the exons ATGGCGACGGTGCCAGCGGTGGCTTTAAGCGGAGTGAAGTTGGGGATGCCATCACAGGCGTACCTGGAGGGCAAGGCAGTGAAAGACACGAGGGTTTTAATCTCGGACCTCTGCCGCCAGTTCTACAATCTTGGATGGGTCTCGGGAACTGGTGGCAGCATCACCATCAAGGTCCACGATGACTCCATCCCTAAGCCCCACCAGCTAATCGTCATGTCTCCCTCAG GTGTTCAGAAGGAGAGAATGGTGCCGGAGGATATGTATGTCTTATCTCCAGACGGGTCTATCTTGTCACAGCCATCTCCTAAACCATATCCACATAAGCCTCCAAAATGTTCTGATTGTGGTCCTCTTTTCTTGAAG acaTATGAGATGCGTAATGCTGGAGCTGTTATCCACAGTCATGGAGTTGAATCTTGTCTCGTAACAATGCTACACCCACTTTCCAAAGAATTTCGA ATCACTCACATGGAAATGATAAAAGGAATCAAAGGGCATGGTTACTATGATGAACTTGTGGTCCCAATTATAGAGAACACTGCTTATGAATTTGAGCTCACAGAATCTCTTGCTAAAGCT ATTGAAGCCTACCCAAAAACAACAGCTGTTCTTGTTCGTAatcatggcatatatatatggggAGACTCGTGGATAAATGCAAAAACTCAG GCGGAATGTTATCATTATCTTTTTGATGCTGCTATCAAGCTTCGCCAACTGGGGCTGGACTGGTCTACTCCTAACCATGGTCCCATTTGGAATGTTAAAGGAGTTTTAGGCAGTGGTGCATCTGCAAACATGTCTGTGAAGGCAGGGGTGAGTGCAGATCATGGAATTGTGCCATTGCGA CGTTGCATTGTTCTTGACATTGAAGGGACTACAACCCCTATATCATTCGTTTCTGAGGTTCTCTTTCCATATGCTCGTGACAATGTTGGGAAGCATTTATCTGCAACATATGAGACTGCAGAAACTCAAGATGATATTAACTTGTTGCGGTCCCAA GTTCAGGAGGACCTGGATCAAGGTATTGTGGGTGCTGTTCCCATTCCCTCTGATGGTGCAGGGAAAGAGGAGGTGATTGCTGCTTTGGTTGCCAATGTGGAAGCAATGATAAAAGCTGATAGGAAGATCACTGCCTTAAAACAATTGCAG GGTCATATATGGCGTACTGGATTTGAGACAAATGAATTGGAGGCAGTAGTTTTTGAGGATGTACCGGAAGCTTTGGAGAAGTGGCATGCTTTAGGCATAAAG GTGTATATATATTCTAGTGGTAGCAGGTTGGCACAAAGGCTTATATTTGGAAATACCAGTTACGgggatctaagaaaatatttgtctGGATTTTTTGACACCACGGTGGG gaataaaagagaaatacgcAGTTATGTTGAAATCTCTGAATCTGTTGGAGTTGATAAGCCATCAGAGGTTTTATTTGTAACGGATGTTTATCAAGAAGCTGAAGCTGCAAAGGCGGCAG GTTTGGAGGTGATTGTTTCCATCCGGCCAGGAAATGGACCTCTTCCCGAGAATCATGGATTCAAAACAGTCAAATCATTCTCGGAAATCTGA
- the LOC108992851 gene encoding probable bifunctional methylthioribulose-1-phosphate dehydratase/enolase-phosphatase E1 isoform X2, giving the protein MATVPAVALSGVKLGMPSQAYLEGKAVKDTRVLISDLCRQFYNLGWVSGTGGSITIKVHDDSIPKPHQLIVMSPSGVQKERMVPEDMYVLSPDGSILSQPSPKPYPHKPPKCSDCGPLFLKTYEMRNAGAVIHSHGVESCLVTMLHPLSKEFRITHMEMIKGIKGHGYYDELVVPIIENTAYEFELTESLAKAIEAYPKTTAVLVRNHGIYIWGDSWINAKTQAECYHYLFDAAIKLRQLGLDWSTPNHGPIWNVKGVLGSGASANMSVKAGRCIVLDIEGTTTPISFVSEVLFPYARDNVGKHLSATYETAETQDDINLLRSQVQEDLDQGIVGAVPIPSDGAGKEEVIAALVANVEAMIKADRKITALKQLQGHIWRTGFETNELEAVVFEDVPEALEKWHALGIKVYIYSSGSRLAQRLIFGNTSYGDLRKYLSGFFDTTVGNKREIRSYVEISESVGVDKPSEVLFVTDVYQEAEAAKAAGLEVIVSIRPGNGPLPENHGFKTVKSFSEI; this is encoded by the exons ATGGCGACGGTGCCAGCGGTGGCTTTAAGCGGAGTGAAGTTGGGGATGCCATCACAGGCGTACCTGGAGGGCAAGGCAGTGAAAGACACGAGGGTTTTAATCTCGGACCTCTGCCGCCAGTTCTACAATCTTGGATGGGTCTCGGGAACTGGTGGCAGCATCACCATCAAGGTCCACGATGACTCCATCCCTAAGCCCCACCAGCTAATCGTCATGTCTCCCTCAG GTGTTCAGAAGGAGAGAATGGTGCCGGAGGATATGTATGTCTTATCTCCAGACGGGTCTATCTTGTCACAGCCATCTCCTAAACCATATCCACATAAGCCTCCAAAATGTTCTGATTGTGGTCCTCTTTTCTTGAAG acaTATGAGATGCGTAATGCTGGAGCTGTTATCCACAGTCATGGAGTTGAATCTTGTCTCGTAACAATGCTACACCCACTTTCCAAAGAATTTCGA ATCACTCACATGGAAATGATAAAAGGAATCAAAGGGCATGGTTACTATGATGAACTTGTGGTCCCAATTATAGAGAACACTGCTTATGAATTTGAGCTCACAGAATCTCTTGCTAAAGCT ATTGAAGCCTACCCAAAAACAACAGCTGTTCTTGTTCGTAatcatggcatatatatatggggAGACTCGTGGATAAATGCAAAAACTCAG GCGGAATGTTATCATTATCTTTTTGATGCTGCTATCAAGCTTCGCCAACTGGGGCTGGACTGGTCTACTCCTAACCATGGTCCCATTTGGAATGTTAAAGGAGTTTTAGGCAGTGGTGCATCTGCAAACATGTCTGTGAAGGCAGGG CGTTGCATTGTTCTTGACATTGAAGGGACTACAACCCCTATATCATTCGTTTCTGAGGTTCTCTTTCCATATGCTCGTGACAATGTTGGGAAGCATTTATCTGCAACATATGAGACTGCAGAAACTCAAGATGATATTAACTTGTTGCGGTCCCAA GTTCAGGAGGACCTGGATCAAGGTATTGTGGGTGCTGTTCCCATTCCCTCTGATGGTGCAGGGAAAGAGGAGGTGATTGCTGCTTTGGTTGCCAATGTGGAAGCAATGATAAAAGCTGATAGGAAGATCACTGCCTTAAAACAATTGCAG GGTCATATATGGCGTACTGGATTTGAGACAAATGAATTGGAGGCAGTAGTTTTTGAGGATGTACCGGAAGCTTTGGAGAAGTGGCATGCTTTAGGCATAAAG GTGTATATATATTCTAGTGGTAGCAGGTTGGCACAAAGGCTTATATTTGGAAATACCAGTTACGgggatctaagaaaatatttgtctGGATTTTTTGACACCACGGTGGG gaataaaagagaaatacgcAGTTATGTTGAAATCTCTGAATCTGTTGGAGTTGATAAGCCATCAGAGGTTTTATTTGTAACGGATGTTTATCAAGAAGCTGAAGCTGCAAAGGCGGCAG GTTTGGAGGTGATTGTTTCCATCCGGCCAGGAAATGGACCTCTTCCCGAGAATCATGGATTCAAAACAGTCAAATCATTCTCGGAAATCTGA
- the LOC109021074 gene encoding dynamin-related protein 5A-like yields MATFVTTPTKTPSDKSASAMSRKHPHPNPNSADSSVRSSRFEAYNRLQAAAVAFGEKLPIPEIVALGGQSDGKSSLLEALLGFRFNVREVEMGTRRPLILQMVHDPSALEPRCRFQEEDSEEYGSPVILASAIADIIKSRTEALLKKTKASVSSKPIVMRAEYAHCPNLTIIDTPGFVLKAKKGEPENTPEEILTMVKSLASPPHRILLFLQQSSVEWCSSLWLDSIREIDPTFRRTVIAVSKFDNRLKEFSDRWEVDRYLSASGYLGDNTRPFFVALPKDRGTISNDEFRKQISQVDSEVLRHLNEGIKGGFDEEKFRPYIGFGRLRDYLESELQKRYKEAAPATLALLEQRCSEVTAELDKMDCKIQATSDISYLRRSAMLYAASISNHVGALIDGAADPAPEQWGKTTVEEQSESGLGSWPSVTADIKPPNATLRLYGGAAFERVMHEFRCAVYSIECPPVSREKVANILLAHAGRGGGRGATEAAAEIARTAARSWLAPLLDTACDRLAFVLGNLYDLALERNRSRDSEYGMKSEKMDGYVGFHAALRHVYNRFIKDLAKQCKQLVRHHLDSVTSPYSQVCYENGFRGSFGSSATSFYKFNQASAGSFCLELTDGGPAACDEIMRDQENIPPEMIGQQTTPGKAAEARGALRESQMTVPETPSPDQPCDAAYAGVKKELGNDIGARKWVSRLTGNNRNTDHVRVQNGGSLLFGDTGSNSGSAYSEICSSAAHHFARIREVLVERSVASTLNSGFLTPCRERLVVALGLDLFAVNDEKFMDMFVAPDAIGVLQNERQSLQKRQKVLRSCLNEFKSVARAL; encoded by the exons ATGGCTACCTTTGTCACCACTCCCACCAAGACCCCCTCGGACAAGTCCGCCTCCGCCATGTCCCGCAAGCACCCTCATCCCAATCCCAACTCCGCCGACTCATCCGTTCGCTCCTCTCGCTTTGAGGCCTACAACCGTCTTCAGGCCGCGGCGGTGGCCTTCGGCGAGAAACTCCCGATCCCAGAGATCGTCGCCCTGGGCGGCCAATCCGACGGCAAGAGCTCACTCCTCGAAGCCCTTCTAGGGTTCCGCTTCAACGTCCGCGAGGTCGAGATGGGCACCCGTCGCCCCCTCATTCTCCAGATGGTTCACGATCCCTCCGCCCTCGAACCCCGCTGCCGCTTCCAG GAAGAGGATTCTGAAGAATATGGAAGTCCTGTTATTTTGGCATCTGCAATTGCAGATATAATAAAGTCCCGGACTGAGGCACTTTTGAAGAAGACTAAAGCTTCAGTTTCTTCTAAGCCAATCGTGATGAGAGCTGAATACGCACATTGTCCTAATCTCACCATTATAGATACCCCGGGCTTTGTTCTCAAG GCAAAGAAGGGAGAACCAGAAAACACGCCCGAGGAAATTCTTACAATGGTGAAGTCATTGGCTAGTCCTCCCCATCGCATTCTGTTGTTCCTTCAACAGAGTAGTGTGGAGTGGTGTTCATCTTTGTGGTTGGATTCCATTCGTGAAATTGATCCAACATTCAGACGGACTGTAATTGCCGTCTCCAAATTTGATAATCGTCTCAAG GAGTTCAGTGACAGGTGGGAAGTGGACCGATATTTGAGTGCAAGCGGCTACCTGGGAGATAACACACGTCCATTTTTTGTGGCCCTTCCAAAGGACAGGGGCACCATTTCAAATGACGAATTCCGCAAGCAGATATCTCAGGTGGATTCGGAAGTCTTACGTCATCTCAATGAGGGAATCAAGGGTGGATTTGATGAGGAGAAATTCAGGCCTTACATTGGTTTTGGCCGTCTGAGAGATTATTTGGAGTCCGAGCTTCAGAAGAGATACAAAGAAGCTGCTCCAGCAACTCTAGCTTTGCTTGAGCAGCGCTGCAGTGAAGTTACAGCTGAACTGGACAAAATGGACTGTAAAATTCAGGCCACTTCTGATATTTCTTATCTTAGGAGATCAGCAATGTTGTATGCGGCTTCTATCAGCAATCATGTG GGAGCTTTGATTGATGGAGCAGCGGATCCTGCCCCAGAGCAATGGGGAAAAACAACAGTGGAGGAGCAATCAGAAAGTGGACTTGGGAGTTGGCCCAGTGTTACTGCAGATATAAAGCCTCCCAATGCTACCCTTCGGCTCTATGGAGGAGCTGCTTTTGAAAGGGTGATGCATGAATTTCGCTGTGCTGTTTATTCTATTGAATGCCCCCCAGTGTCGAGGGAGAAG GTGGCAAATATATTACTTGCCCATGCTGGCCGAGGTGGGGGCAGAGGAGCAACAGAAGCAGCTGCAGAAATTGCCCGTACAGCTGCCAGATCATGGCTTGCTCCTCTTCTTGACACTGCTTGTGATCGGCTTGCTTTTGTTTTGGGAAATCTCTATGATCTTGCTCTAGAACGAAATCGGAGTCGGGACTCGGAAT ATGGGatgaaatcagaaaaaatgGATGGCTACGTTGGTTTTCATGCTGCTTTAAGGCATGTTTACAACCGATTTATTAAGGACCTTGCCAAACAATGCAAGCAACTGGTTCGGCATCACCTCGATTCAGTTACAAGCCCATACTCGCAGGTCTGTTATGAGAATGGCTTTCGAGGAAGCTTTGGCTCGAGTGCAACCTCTTTTTACAAGTTCAACCAGGCTTCAGCTGGTTCATTTTGTCTTGAGCTAACTGATGGGGGCCCAGCAGCCTGTGACGAAATAATGAGAGATCAAGAGAACATACCTCCGGAAATGATTGGACAGCAAACCACACCAGGGAAAGCAGCAGAAGCTCGAGGAGCCCTTCGAGAAAGCCAAATGACTGTGCCTGAGACCCCATCACCTGATCAGCCATGTGATGCAGCATATGCTGGGGTCAAGAAAGAACTTGGAAATGATATTGGAGCGCGAAAGTGGGTTTCAAGATTGACAGGCAATAACAGAAATACTGATCACGTAAGAGTTCAAAATGGTGGTAGTCTCTTATTTGGTGATACTGGTTCAAATTCAGGCTCAGCCTATTCAGAAATCTGTTCATCAGCTGCACATCATTTTGCACGGATTCGTGAAGTTCTTGTTGAGCGAAGCGTGGCCTCAACTTTGAATTCTGGATTCTTAACCCCTTG CCGTGAAAGGCTTGTGGTGGCACTTGGGTTGGATTTATTTGCCGTGAACGATGAAAAATTCATGGACATGTTTGTTGCTCCTGACGCCATTGGTGTACTGCAGAACGAACGACAGTCTCTTCAGAAGCGTCAAAAGGTACTCCGATCTTGCTTGAATGAGTTCAAAAGTGTTGCTCGGGCACTTTAA
- the LOC108980940 gene encoding early nodulin-like protein 2 codes for MEFQRHISLFIVLFSCFLYLSEAYKFYVGGRDGWVSYPSESYSHWTGRNRFKVDDKLVFKYKKGTDSVLVVNKDDYDKCNTKNPIKKLEDGDSEFNLDRSGPFFFISGNEQNCEKGQKLIVTVLSVRHNNKYPPPSSPTPLPTPKGAPAPGTQTPVSPKASPPAPALAPKSSAPVAKPPANSHFGPAFSPRSPAHGSSAPTTSPVSAPFPSPKAPAPGTQAPVSPKAPTLAPALAPKNSAGPALAPKSSSTPMSNAPETTPVSAPWSYYGPVPAVSPPSTSTSPESAAPVSPSSLAPSPEANTPSTAPSSTSPASTPESTPTSSPPELSASTPSTEPTTSPPDAAGIPSGSLNAPTAPRSFACAVIAPTITNVLAGTVTLALSMALRGALGGV; via the exons ATGGAGTTTCAGAGACATATCTCCCTCTTTATtgttctattttcttgttttctataTTTATCCGAAGCCTACAAATTCTACGTTGGCGGAAGAGATGGGTGGGTCTCGTACCCCTCCGAGAGCTACAGCCACTGGACTGGGAGAAACAGATTCAAAGTCGATGATAAACTTG TCTTTAAGTATAAGAAAGGAACGGACTCTGTGCTTGTTGTGAACAAAGACGATTACGACAAATGTAACACAAAAAACCCCATCAAGAAATTGGAGGACGGTGATTCTGAGTTCAACTTGGATAGGTCCGGACCATTCTTTTTCATCAGTGGGAACGAGCAAAACTGTGAGAAGGGGCAGAAATTGATTGTTACTGTTTTGTCGGTAAGACACAACAACAAATACCCTCCTCCTTCGTCTCCAACTCCACTTCCTACTCCTAAAGGCGCCCCAGCTCCGGGTACTCAGACCCCAGTGTCTCCCAAAGCATCCCCTCCGGCACCGGCTCTGGCGCCTAAGTCATCAGCTCCGGTGGCTAAGCCCCCTGCAAACTCACATTTTGGACCAGCCTTTTCCCCAAGGTCACCGGCCCATGGTTCCAGTGCTCCGACTACATCACCAGTATCTGCTCCATTTCCTAGTCCTAAAGCTCCAGCCCCTGGTACTCAGGCCCCGGTTTCTCCCAAAGCACCCACTTTGGCACCGGCTCTGGCGCCTAAAAACTCGGCTGGACCAGCCTTGGCACCAAAGTCGTCATCAACCCCTATGTCAAATGCTCCGGAAACAACACCAGTATCAGCTCCATGGTCTTATTATGGGCCTGTGCCAGCAGTATCGCCACCATCGACGTCAACTTCTCCAGAATCAGCAGCCCCAGTGTCGCCGTCCAGCTTGGCACCTTCTCCAGAAGCCAACACTCCAAGTACGGCACCATCTTCAACATCTCCAGCGTCAACACCTGAGTCAACCCCGACGTCATCTCCGCCAGAGCTATCAGCTTCTACGCCATCGACGGAACCGACAACTTCTCCACCGGATGCGGCCGGTATCCCATCTGGGAGCCTAAACGCACCGACGGCGCCACGATCATTTGCATGCGCTGTAATAGCTCCTACGATTACTAATGTGTTGGCGGGTACCGTTACACTCGCGCTGAGTATGGCTCTGAGGGGCGCTTTGGGTGGTGTTTAG